DNA sequence from the Streptomyces sp. CA-210063 genome:
CAGGTCCAGATGAAGAAGAAGACGAGGAGCACGCCGAGGGTGGGTCGGCTGACGGGGACGACGATCCGCCACAGGACCTGCCACTTGTTGGCGCCGTCGATCCGGGCCGCCTCGATGATCTCCCGGGGGAACCGGCCGAGCACGGAGGCGAGGAGATAGGTGCCGAAGGCCGCCTGGATGACGGTGAAGACGATGACCACGCTGAGGCGGGTGTCGTAGATGCCGGCTTCCTTGGAGAGGAAGTAGACGGGGTAGACCAGCGCCTCCTGCGGCAGCATGTTCGCGAGCACGAAGAAGGCGAGGATCCAGGTACGGCCCCGCAGCCGGCCGATGCCGATCGCGTACGCGTTGAGGACGGACAGGACGACGGCCAGCACCGCCACCGAGCCGCTGATCAGCACGGAGTTGAGCAGCTTCTGGCTGTAGTCCACGCGCTCCCAGAAGTCCTTCAGCCCGTCCAGGTAGAGGCCGTCGGGGAGGCTCAGGGGGCCGTTCTGGGAGTACTCCGCCGGGGACTTGACCGCGTTCACGGCCACGATCAGAAACGGGACGACCATGAAGAGGGCGGCGACGCACAGGGCGATCAGCACCGGGTAGCGGCGCAGGGCGGTGGTCATGACTCGGCCCCCTCCTCCGCGCGCGTCTGGAGCTTCAGGCCGATCAGGGCCAGGGCGAGGATGATCACGGTCAGGACGGTGGAGATCGCGGCGCCGTAGCCGACCTGGGTCTTCTCGAAGAACGTGGTGAAGGAGAAGTAGGACGGCACGTCGGTGGCGCCGCCGGGGCCGCCCTTCGTCAGGACGTACACCGCGCCGAACACCTTGAGCGCGGCGATCGTGCACCACAGCAGGACGACATAGGTCTCGGGCCGGATCTGCGGCAGCGTGATGTGCCGGAAGCGGCGCCACCAGCCGGCGCCGTCCAGCTCGGCCGCCTCGTACAGCGCCGGGTCGACGCGTTGCAGGCCCGCCATGAAGACGACCAGCGGGAAGCCGAGCTGCACCCACACCATCACGGCCATGACGGTGTAGAGGGCGAGGTCGGGGTCGCCGAGCCAGTCCTGCTGCCAGCCGCTCAGCCCGATCGCCTTGAGCAGCTCGTTCAGGGAGCCGTTCTCGGGGGCCAGGATCCAGCTCCAGACGATGCC
Encoded proteins:
- a CDS encoding carbohydrate ABC transporter permease, yielding MTTALRRYPVLIALCVAALFMVVPFLIVAVNAVKSPAEYSQNGPLSLPDGLYLDGLKDFWERVDYSQKLLNSVLISGSVAVLAVVLSVLNAYAIGIGRLRGRTWILAFFVLANMLPQEALVYPVYFLSKEAGIYDTRLSVVIVFTVIQAAFGTYLLASVLGRFPREIIEAARIDGANKWQVLWRIVVPVSRPTLGVLLVFFFIWTWNEFLLPLVMLISNDNQTVSVALGVLQGQRLMDATMTNAAALLGLLPALVFFLLFQRTLTRGIAVGAVK
- a CDS encoding carbohydrate ABC transporter permease; its protein translation is MTVTVERGSTVGKERRTRTDSYALFLLPGALAFFAVVIVPFLMNTGVSFTDWQGVGSPEWSGLANYRELMGDADFWASFRHSLFMVVAMAAVPTALGLVLAAALFDYVGKHFGSRVTAVLRACFYLPQVLPIAVAGIVWSWILAPENGSLNELLKAIGLSGWQQDWLGDPDLALYTVMAVMVWVQLGFPLVVFMAGLQRVDPALYEAAELDGAGWWRRFRHITLPQIRPETYVVLLWCTIAALKVFGAVYVLTKGGPGGATDVPSYFSFTTFFEKTQVGYGAAISTVLTVIILALALIGLKLQTRAEEGAES